In Geminocystis sp. NIES-3708, a single window of DNA contains:
- a CDS encoding class I SAM-dependent methyltransferase produces the protein MDYQKFIQELSNKYHNYSTDLITPKDSIFSSILNHIDGMTTTNILQLLNWAVECMEKDEIYCEIGTYKGSTLIGALINNHDKTAYAVDDFSEFDFEGKNMNQLENNLSYFNLEEQVNFCNQDFEEFFFDFREYQIEEKIGVYFYDGAHDYRSQLMGLLMVIPFLADKALIVVDDSNFISAQQANFDFLALQPHCELILDFPTPQNCYSTFWNGIQVFSWDKSKNSNNNWHNFSSKFRNLKFLQYLYDTFLKFENLPS, from the coding sequence ATGGATTATCAAAAATTTATTCAAGAGTTATCTAACAAATATCATAATTATAGCACTGATTTAATTACTCCAAAAGACTCTATTTTTAGTTCGATATTAAATCATATTGATGGCATGACAACTACTAATATTTTACAGTTATTAAATTGGGCAGTTGAATGTATGGAAAAAGATGAAATTTACTGCGAAATTGGTACATACAAAGGTTCAACTTTAATTGGTGCTTTAATAAATAATCATGACAAAACTGCCTATGCAGTGGATGACTTTTCAGAATTTGATTTTGAAGGTAAAAATATGAATCAATTAGAGAATAATTTATCTTATTTTAACTTAGAAGAACAAGTAAATTTCTGTAATCAAGACTTTGAAGAATTCTTTTTTGACTTTAGAGAATATCAAATAGAGGAAAAAATTGGCGTTTATTTTTATGATGGTGCCCACGATTATCGCTCACAATTAATGGGATTATTAATGGTAATACCTTTTTTGGCAGATAAGGCGTTAATTGTAGTTGATGATAGTAACTTTATTTCAGCCCAACAAGCAAATTTCGATTTTTTAGCCTTACAGCCTCATTGTGAATTAATATTAGATTTTCCTACTCCCCAAAATTGTTATTCAACTTTTTGGAATGGTATTCAAGTTTTTAGTTGGGATAAAAGTAAAAATAGTAATAATAATTGGCATAATTTTTCTAGTAAATTTCGGAATCTAAAATTCTTACAATATCTTTATGATACTTTCCTTAAATTTGAAAATTTACCCTCTTAA
- a CDS encoding response regulator transcription factor has protein sequence MLSLELPSTAVREKIQLSSRILLIEDEELIRNIIALNLEEEGYEVIKACNGREALNILERQHLQSSGDNIDMVILDLMLPEVNGLDVCRLLRHRGNMIPILILSAKAAETDRVLGLEVGADDYLTKPFSMKELVARCRALLRRNSVNTTSSTSIRQFKDITMLSNECRVMVRQEEVNLSPKEYRLLELFMTYPKRVWDREQLIENIWGADFLGDTKTVDVHIRWLREKLEKDPSNPEYLITVRGFGYRFG, from the coding sequence ATGTTGTCTCTGGAATTACCCAGTACTGCCGTCCGTGAAAAAATACAATTATCAAGTCGTATTTTATTGATTGAAGATGAAGAATTGATCAGGAATATAATTGCTTTAAACCTTGAAGAAGAGGGATATGAAGTAATTAAAGCCTGTAACGGTAGGGAAGCCCTAAATATCCTTGAACGTCAACATTTGCAAAGTTCAGGAGATAATATTGATATGGTTATCTTAGATTTAATGTTACCTGAAGTTAATGGATTAGATGTTTGTCGCTTACTTCGTCATCGTGGTAATATGATTCCTATTTTAATATTAAGTGCTAAAGCCGCTGAAACAGACCGAGTTTTGGGTTTAGAAGTTGGGGCTGATGATTATTTGACTAAACCTTTTAGTATGAAAGAATTAGTCGCTCGTTGTCGTGCCTTATTACGTCGAAATTCAGTAAATACGACATCATCTACTTCCATTCGCCAATTTAAAGATATAACCATGCTTTCTAATGAATGTAGAGTTATGGTAAGACAAGAAGAAGTTAACCTTTCTCCAAAAGAATATCGTTTATTAGAGTTATTTATGACTTATCCTAAAAGGGTATGGGATAGAGAACAACTAATAGAAAATATTTGGGGGGCAGATTTTTTAGGGGATACAAAAACCGTAGATGTACATATTCGTTGGTTAAGAGAAAAATTAGAGAAAGACCCAAGTAATCCTGAGTACTTAATAACTGTTCGTGGATTTGGTTATAGATTTGGCTGA
- a CDS encoding pentapeptide repeat-containing protein — MIRNTATIDIQTQYNQGERDFPKLQLRRIDLRNNKLRGINLAGSDLSYADLRDVDLTNANLSNCYLNEANLSGANLSGANLKGAYLIKAYLTRVSFKKAILKETYLTGSFLTKADLSQADLCGAFLNGAHLNGANFREAVYDNSTRFDKSFEPNSLGMKISSSFQQTAARKVSIGDITSNFESIASITSHYLGGTITAKNFEDSRPDVEWLQQFCMDKKGKISFTGTMSNQATMMQLKWFEKWTNAFIKKSSIIIQDLPNIIEEKHLTVEYLIKNNVA; from the coding sequence ATGATTAGAAATACTGCAACCATTGACATCCAAACTCAATATAATCAAGGAGAAAGAGATTTTCCAAAATTGCAATTAAGAAGAATAGATTTAAGAAATAATAAACTTAGAGGAATTAATTTAGCAGGATCAGATTTAAGTTATGCTGACTTAAGAGATGTTGATTTAACCAATGCTAATCTCAGTAATTGCTATTTGAATGAGGCTAATTTAAGTGGTGCTAATTTGAGTGGTGCGAACTTGAAAGGAGCATATTTAATTAAAGCATATTTAACTAGAGTATCTTTCAAAAAAGCTATCCTTAAAGAAACATATTTAACAGGTAGTTTTCTTACTAAAGCAGATTTAAGTCAAGCAGATTTATGTGGTGCATTTTTAAATGGAGCTCATCTTAATGGTGCTAATTTTAGAGAAGCAGTTTATGATAACAGCACTCGTTTTGATAAATCTTTCGAGCCTAATTCTTTGGGTATGAAAATTAGTTCCTCTTTTCAACAAACCGCTGCAAGAAAAGTTAGTATTGGTGATATAACTAGTAATTTTGAAAGCATCGCTAGCATAACAAGTCATTACTTAGGGGGTACAATTACCGCCAAAAATTTTGAAGATTCTCGCCCTGATGTAGAATGGTTACAACAATTTTGTATGGATAAAAAAGGGAAAATTTCTTTTACGGGCACAATGAGTAATCAAGCCACGATGATGCAATTAAAATGGTTTGAAAAATGGACAAATGCTTTTATCAAAAAATCTTCCATCATTATTCAAGACTTACCAAATATTATTGAAGAAAAACATCTCACTGTTGAGTATTTAATCAAAAATAATGTCGCTTAA
- a CDS encoding V4R domain-containing protein, with translation MISVADLVQEKALKGNYFAPSAYVQGDFELGLLETRLGSRLIALPEVLLQGIYAGLEEEIGQATGIVLYNCGRWWGKSFYRRFIQEVSEYYEMPLAQMEMAQFLSCLKQCWKTHGWGVINFNFDYYSQGFIVANTVNSPFAQAAPQGKGFACQPESGILTSFFSQLTGENLDCIQLSCESMGAKSNYFVIGLDERVKLAKTLSEEGHDHSTILDRLLESNSADN, from the coding sequence ATGATTTCCGTTGCGGATTTAGTTCAAGAAAAAGCCTTAAAAGGTAATTATTTTGCCCCTTCTGCCTATGTGCAAGGAGATTTTGAGTTAGGATTATTAGAAACAAGACTAGGCTCAAGATTAATCGCTTTACCTGAAGTTCTTTTACAAGGTATTTACGCTGGTTTAGAAGAAGAAATTGGTCAAGCGACAGGGATAGTTCTTTATAATTGTGGACGTTGGTGGGGCAAAAGTTTTTATCGCCGTTTTATCCAAGAAGTCAGCGAATATTATGAGATGCCATTAGCACAAATGGAGATGGCTCAATTTTTGAGTTGTTTAAAACAATGTTGGAAAACTCACGGTTGGGGGGTGATTAATTTTAATTTCGATTACTATTCTCAAGGTTTTATCGTGGCAAATACAGTTAACTCTCCTTTTGCCCAAGCCGCACCTCAAGGAAAAGGTTTTGCTTGTCAGCCAGAATCTGGAATTTTAACTTCTTTTTTCAGTCAATTGACGGGAGAAAATCTTGATTGTATTCAACTTAGTTGTGAATCGATGGGTGCGAAATCTAACTATTTTGTTATCGGCTTAGATGAAAGGGTGAAGTTAGCCAAAACTTTATCGGAGGAAGGTCATGATCATTCTACCATTCTTGATCGTTTATTAGAAAGTAATTCTGCTGATAACTAA
- a CDS encoding phycobilisome protein, with the protein MYPELQALIHEAEFQYLNQENLNQFSQEISTLKNRIAAYKLLRDEEISIFQEIADDVVIKFPKENPKKIETAIRHWLLITRYSAMAMMLNNHEFLEHRLLEWLTDIVQAHQSEAIFSTIYSLLIAKLTEVFSNDELNHLQPFLAQANDYLMNTSVLAN; encoded by the coding sequence ATGTATCCAGAATTACAAGCATTAATTCACGAAGCCGAATTTCAGTATCTTAATCAAGAAAACTTAAATCAATTCTCTCAAGAAATCTCCACTCTTAAAAATAGAATTGCGGCTTATAAACTTCTGCGAGATGAAGAAATAAGTATTTTTCAAGAAATTGCCGATGATGTAGTTATTAAATTTCCCAAAGAAAATCCTAAGAAAATTGAAACTGCTATCCGTCATTGGTTATTAATTACAAGATATTCTGCCATGGCGATGATGTTAAATAACCACGAATTTCTCGAACATCGTTTATTAGAATGGTTGACAGATATAGTTCAAGCTCATCAATCTGAAGCTATTTTTTCGACTATTTATTCATTATTAATTGCTAAATTAACTGAGGTTTTTTCTAATGATGAATTAAATCATCTTCAGCCATTTTTAGCCCAAGCCAATGATTATTTAATGAATACTTCTGTTTTAGCTAATTAA
- a CDS encoding 2Fe-2S iron-sulfur cluster-binding protein, giving the protein MAKSIRLDPLGTDTAIKTNDNLLSGLLKSQLNVLQECGGRGMCSTCHVYIKEGMESLSPLNRREKRTLEVITTCKLNSRLACQARVIGEGVVVELPSGMYLSQIDDVESLIGRRAQQNILHPISGKILVEEGKLITRSMISQLENTKGEVTQYLANTSDAV; this is encoded by the coding sequence GTGGCAAAATCCATCAGACTAGATCCTTTAGGTACAGATACAGCAATTAAAACTAATGATAACCTCTTATCAGGATTATTGAAAAGTCAATTAAATGTCCTGCAGGAATGCGGTGGCAGAGGAATGTGTTCTACTTGTCATGTTTATATCAAAGAAGGCATGGAAAGTTTATCACCTCTGAATCGCAGAGAAAAAAGAACTTTAGAAGTAATTACCACTTGTAAACTTAATTCTCGTCTGGCTTGTCAAGCTAGGGTTATCGGTGAAGGAGTAGTAGTTGAATTGCCTTCAGGGATGTATTTAAGTCAGATTGATGACGTTGAATCCTTAATTGGTAGAAGAGCACAACAAAATATTCTTCATCCTATCTCTGGGAAGATTTTGGTAGAGGAAGGAAAGTTAATTACTCGCTCAATGATTAGTCAATTAGAGAATACAAAAGGAGAAGTTACCCAATATTTAGCCAATACCAGTGATGCAGTTTAA
- a CDS encoding V4R domain-containing protein yields the protein MTFTPTKSSRTVETISKNLWKNKYPKKHDHYTLEDFFHFDTQNGDITDWNESRNVLVTEDFIVGLIEGLEEEVGSASSVVMYNIGKAWGIRDAEFFEQWFQKEYEYPKNSKDMNLLYVLEAWWWPFTTQGWGNWDVDLSEQKNGFMFVNIFDSAVARTLGDVGKPVCHIYAGLMAGFFSRFINKQLNCIEIQCYSMGETYCKFLLGKQDRIDAATFWQNEGAGAKDIQKKLVNGEYLK from the coding sequence ATGACTTTTACACCTACAAAATCAAGTCGTACTGTAGAAACAATTTCCAAGAATCTATGGAAAAATAAATACCCTAAAAAACATGATCATTATACCTTAGAAGACTTTTTTCATTTTGACACTCAAAATGGGGACATTACTGATTGGAATGAATCTCGAAATGTTCTTGTAACTGAAGATTTTATCGTGGGATTAATCGAAGGTTTAGAAGAAGAAGTAGGTTCTGCTTCTAGTGTGGTTATGTATAATATCGGTAAAGCGTGGGGTATTAGAGACGCTGAATTTTTTGAACAATGGTTTCAAAAAGAATATGAGTATCCCAAAAATAGTAAAGATATGAATTTATTATATGTTCTTGAAGCGTGGTGGTGGCCTTTCACGACTCAAGGATGGGGCAACTGGGATGTTGATTTAAGTGAACAAAAAAATGGTTTTATGTTTGTTAATATCTTTGATTCCGCCGTTGCTCGTACTTTAGGAGATGTTGGTAAACCAGTATGTCATATTTATGCAGGTTTAATGGCTGGTTTTTTCAGTCGTTTTATCAACAAACAACTTAACTGCATTGAAATTCAGTGCTACTCTATGGGTGAAACCTATTGTAAATTTTTGTTAGGAAAACAAGATCGAATTGATGCCGCTACTTTCTGGCAAAATGAGGGTGCTGGTGCAAAAGATATTCAGAAAAAATTAGTGAATGGAGAATATCTCAAATGA
- a CDS encoding cell wall metabolism sensor histidine kinase WalK, translated as MFYFLCGLTLGLIIYFWKKYQIDTELTDILHSLSQFEFVHSLSKIAQVRRNVNLLNNHFYYTQLELDLHRHLINKIPLGYLRINEENCLIECNEQAKTLLNIQRWNSEILRLFLELVRSYELDQLIQQTRKTQQNLIIEWEFFPTTNYVLENESNLEIESYKSLFLKAYSYPLPAEHVSIFIENKQIIKELSARRDEAYSDLSHELRTPLTSLSLLTETLLKYSDEKSKIWVQQMYQEINRLINLVQNWLEISSLEKNPYQTLKIQHLDLKQLILSAWESLKILADKEQISLEYQGEEKLIIEADLNRLTQVFVNLFDNSIKHSSFGGLITVKIDIKSYDENHQFLEINLIDSGTGFNTADLPYIFERLYRGDKSRARNSTGGTGLGLSIVKQIIEAHQGSIIANNHPQTKGAWFKIIFPFK; from the coding sequence ATGTTTTATTTTTTATGTGGTTTAACCCTTGGCTTAATTATTTATTTTTGGAAGAAATATCAAATTGATACCGAATTAACAGATATTTTACACTCCCTATCACAATTTGAATTCGTCCATTCTCTTTCAAAAATAGCCCAAGTTAGGCGAAATGTTAACTTACTCAATAATCATTTTTATTATACTCAATTAGAATTAGATCTTCATCGTCATTTAATCAATAAAATTCCTCTAGGTTACTTAAGAATAAATGAAGAAAATTGTTTAATAGAATGTAATGAACAAGCAAAAACTTTGTTAAATATTCAGCGTTGGAATTCTGAAATATTAAGATTATTTTTGGAATTAGTGCGTTCTTATGAACTAGATCAATTAATTCAACAAACTCGAAAAACGCAACAAAATTTAATCATTGAATGGGAATTTTTTCCTACTACTAACTATGTTTTAGAAAATGAATCTAATCTCGAAATAGAAAGCTATAAATCTCTTTTTCTTAAAGCTTATAGTTATCCTTTACCAGCAGAACACGTTAGTATTTTTATCGAAAATAAACAAATAATTAAAGAGTTATCAGCAAGACGAGATGAGGCTTATTCTGATTTAAGTCATGAATTACGAACACCCTTAACATCTCTTTCGTTATTAACAGAAACCTTACTCAAATATAGCGATGAGAAAAGTAAAATTTGGGTACAGCAAATGTATCAAGAAATTAACCGTTTAATTAATTTAGTTCAAAATTGGCTAGAAATTTCGAGCTTAGAAAAAAATCCTTATCAAACCCTAAAAATTCAACATTTAGACTTAAAACAATTAATATTATCTGCATGGGAATCATTAAAAATATTAGCAGATAAAGAACAAATATCATTAGAATATCAAGGAGAAGAAAAATTAATTATTGAAGCAGATCTTAACCGTTTAACTCAAGTTTTTGTTAACTTATTTGATAATAGTATTAAACATAGTTCTTTTGGTGGTTTAATTACTGTTAAAATTGATATTAAAAGTTATGATGAAAATCATCAATTTTTAGAAATTAACTTAATTGATTCAGGGACAGGTTTTAATACGGCTGATTTACCTTATATTTTTGAGCGACTCTATAGAGGAGATAAATCAAGAGCAAGAAATTCAACAGGCGGTACTGGCTTAGGATTAAGTATTGTTAAACAAATTATTGAAGCACATCAAGGTTCAATAATAGCTAATAATCATCCTCAAACTAAAGGTGCATGGTTTAAAATTATTTTTCCTTTTAAATAA
- the recJ gene encoding single-stranded-DNA-specific exonuclease RecJ, producing the protein MTTEYNLPRQRWKFYPQNPSLVNNLISYLGLSPIITQVILNRGIVDIKEAQGYVNPEIIDLPSPLTEFLDLDKSIEILKNAIASRQKIAICGDYDADGMTSTALLLRGLRHLGAQVDYAIPSRMTDGYGINRRIVEEFKQEGVSLILTVDNGISAYDAIARAKELDLKVIITDHHDLPPKLPPADAILNPKLLPEDSPYRSLAGVGVAYILAVTLAQNLNQLQGLTKPLLELYTVGTIADLAPLTGVNRRWLKRGLKLLSNSDILGIRSLIKLAEVDGQKKLLNSDDIGFKIGPRINAIGRIDDPQIVIELLTTEDEEIAITRAMQCNLSNQTRQNLCKQIEQEAIKIIEETPLNWQEDRVLLIIHENWHHGVIGIVASRLLERYGVPVFIGTYDEEKTDIIRGSARGIEEYNVFLALQYCDDLLDKYGGHKAAGGFSFSRQNLSLIHERLKDFSHKCLIPEYLKPLIKIDAQINFSQINFKLLKEIDSLYPWGIENKAPTFCTSKVKVISQKLTKTGEHLQLTLIDQAQQLKGIAWGWHHYYPLPPVVDIAYRLKENEWNGDKSIQLEIIGARESDKV; encoded by the coding sequence ATGACGACAGAATATAATTTGCCTCGTCAACGTTGGAAATTTTATCCTCAAAATCCCAGTTTAGTTAATAATTTAATCTCTTATTTAGGTTTATCTCCTATCATTACCCAAGTGATTTTAAATCGTGGTATCGTTGATATAAAAGAAGCTCAAGGTTATGTTAATCCTGAAATTATTGATTTGCCTTCTCCTTTAACAGAATTTCTTGATTTAGATAAAAGTATTGAAATATTAAAAAACGCCATCGCTTCTAGGCAAAAAATAGCAATATGTGGTGACTATGACGCTGATGGTATGACTAGTACGGCTTTATTGTTGAGAGGTTTAAGACATTTAGGGGCACAGGTGGATTATGCTATTCCCAGTCGCATGACAGATGGTTATGGTATTAATCGTCGTATTGTGGAAGAATTCAAGCAAGAAGGGGTAAGCCTGATTTTAACTGTAGATAATGGTATTTCTGCTTATGATGCGATCGCAAGGGCTAAAGAGTTAGACTTAAAAGTAATTATCACGGATCATCATGATTTACCACCAAAGTTGCCCCCTGCTGATGCCATTTTAAATCCAAAATTATTGCCTGAAGATTCTCCTTATCGTAGTTTAGCAGGAGTTGGAGTTGCTTATATTTTGGCGGTGACTTTAGCACAAAATTTGAATCAATTACAAGGTTTAACAAAGCCATTATTAGAATTATACACCGTTGGGACGATCGCCGATCTTGCACCCTTAACAGGAGTAAATCGCCGTTGGTTAAAAAGAGGTTTAAAATTATTGTCAAATTCTGATATTTTGGGAATAAGATCATTGATTAAATTAGCAGAAGTTGATGGACAAAAAAAACTTTTAAATTCTGATGATATAGGCTTTAAAATTGGTCCGAGAATTAACGCTATTGGGCGAATAGATGATCCTCAAATTGTCATTGAATTATTGACGACAGAAGATGAAGAAATTGCTATAACTAGAGCAATGCAATGTAATTTAAGTAATCAAACTCGTCAAAATTTATGTAAACAAATTGAACAAGAAGCTATTAAAATTATTGAAGAAACTCCTTTAAATTGGCAAGAAGATCGAGTTTTATTAATCATTCATGAAAATTGGCATCATGGCGTAATTGGAATCGTTGCTTCTCGTTTATTAGAAAGATATGGTGTACCTGTTTTTATCGGCACTTACGACGAAGAAAAAACAGATATAATAAGAGGCTCGGCTAGAGGAATTGAAGAATATAATGTTTTTTTAGCTTTACAATATTGCGATGATTTACTAGATAAATATGGAGGGCATAAAGCCGCAGGAGGATTTAGTTTTTCTCGTCAAAATTTATCATTAATTCATGAGCGTTTAAAAGATTTTTCTCATAAGTGTTTAATTCCAGAATATTTGAAGCCTTTAATAAAAATAGATGCACAAATAAACTTTTCACAAATAAACTTTAAATTACTAAAAGAAATAGACAGTTTATACCCTTGGGGAATTGAAAATAAAGCCCCAACTTTTTGTACATCTAAAGTAAAAGTTATTAGCCAAAAGTTGACAAAAACAGGAGAACATTTACAATTAACTCTAATAGATCAAGCCCAACAATTAAAAGGAATAGCATGGGGTTGGCATCATTATTATCCTTTACCGCCAGTAGTTGATATAGCCTATCGACTCAAAGAAAATGAGTGGAATGGAGACAAATCAATTCAACTAGAAATTATTGGTGCAAGAGAATCGGATAAAGTATAA